The following proteins are co-located in the Tiliqua scincoides isolate rTilSci1 chromosome 8, rTilSci1.hap2, whole genome shotgun sequence genome:
- the GOLM2 gene encoding protein GOLM2 isoform X1 yields the protein MVGFGANRRGGRLPSFLFVALLLVIAILAFNYWSISTHQTALQEEVAELQGQAKRSDVARGRLEKRNSELLLQVDSHKKQLEQRDLDHGHLSSQLQAKDSHIRKCEESRVRLQNNISYQMADIHSLKEQLAELRQAFIRQEDQLNEHKKNNTQLIKRLEYESFQCGHQIKELRVQHEEDMRKLEDQVIQDQKLAQRSQLSKDAEAGLNNNPTILRLTQELDEKNVVKNEAPSTNNISDGKEKIKPGDDAGMPGIEENDPAKGADTLTALKKPLVSASQNEHHQPNDDLPTEQPHAPNLAQGVGMNHDGKADLLKQLPPNPLQQLIPDHIMDNQKAERELIKQASKGKGFQRMKQSRFFDENESPVDPQQGSKLADYNGDDGNVGEYEADKQAELAYNEEEDGDGGEEDVQDDEERELQMDLADYGKPRFDNVL from the exons ATGGTGGGGTTTGGGGCCAACCGGAGGGGAGGCCGCCTCCCTTCATTCCTCTTCGTCGCCTTGTTGCTTGTCATTGCAATCCTTGCCTTCAACTACTGGAGCATCTCCACCCATCAGACTGCCCTGCAGGAGGAGGTGGCCGAGCTGCAGGGTCAGGCCAAGCGCAGTGATGTGGCCCGTGGGCGCTTGGAGAAGAGGAACTCTGAGCTCCTTCTGCAGGTGGACTCTCACAAGAAGCAGTTGGAGCAGAGGGACTTGGACCATGGCCATCTAAGCAGCCAGTTGCAAGCCAAGGACAGTCACATCAGGAAGTGTGAGGAGAGCAGG GTCAGGCTTCAGAACAACATATCATACCAAATGGCAGACATCCATAGCTTAAAAG AACAACTTGCAGAGTTGCGTCAAGCATTCATTCGTCAAGAGGACCAGCTTAATGAACACAAGAAGAACAATACTCAGCTCATTAAAAGGTTGGAGTATGAAAG TTTTCAGTGTGGACATCAGATCAAGGAATTGAGAGTGCAGCATGAAGAAGATATGAGAAAGTTAGAGGACCAAGTTATACAAGATCAAAAG CTTGCCCAAAGGAGCCAGTTGAGTAAAGATGCAGAGGCAGGCCTGAACAATAATCCAACAATACTGAGGCTGACCCAAGAATTGGATGAAAAGAATGTAGTTAAGAATGAAGCACCTTCAACCAACAATATCTCAGATGGCAAAG AGAAAATCAAGCCAGGTGATGATGCAGGCATGCCTGGGATAGAAGAGAACGACCCTGCAAAAGGCGCAGACACTCTCACTG CTTTGAAGAAGCCACTTGTTTCAGCTTCTCAAAATGAACATCATCAGCCCAATGATGATCTTCCCACAGAACAGCCCCATGCTCCAAATCTGGCTCAAG GTGTTGGTATGAACCATGATGGAAAAGCTGATCTGCTAAAACAGTTACCACCAAACCCTCTTCAGCAGTTAATTCCTGATCACATCATGGATAATCAGAAAGCTGAAAGAGAACTTATAAAACAAGCTTCAAAGGGTAAAGGTTTCCAGAGGATGAAGCAAA GCCGGTTCTTTGATGAGAATGAGTCCCCTGTTGATCCGCAGCAGGGCTCTAAACTGGCGGATTATAATGGGGATGATGGAAACGTGGGTGAGTATGAGGCAGACAAGCAGGCTGAGCTGGCTTACAATGAGGAAGAGGATGGTGATGGTGGTGAAGAAGACGTCCAAG
- the GOLM2 gene encoding protein GOLM2 isoform X3, with amino-acid sequence MVGFGANRRGGRLPSFLFVALLLVIAILAFNYWSISTHQTALQEEVAELQGQAKRSDVARGRLEKRNSELLLQVDSHKKQLEQRDLDHGHLSSQLQAKDSHIRKCEESRVRLQNNISYQMADIHSLKEQLAELRQAFIRQEDQLNEHKKNNTQLIKRLEYESFQCGHQIKELRVQHEEDMRKLEDQVIQDQKLAQRSQLSKDAEAGLNNNPTILRLTQELDEKNVVKNEAPSTNNISDGKEKIKPGDDAGMPGIEENDPAKGADTLTALKKPLVSASQNEHHQPNDDLPTEQPHAPNLAQGVGMNHDGKADLLKQLPPNPLQQLIPDHIMDNQKAERELIKQASKGKGFQRMKQRKLNCMDCRV; translated from the exons ATGGTGGGGTTTGGGGCCAACCGGAGGGGAGGCCGCCTCCCTTCATTCCTCTTCGTCGCCTTGTTGCTTGTCATTGCAATCCTTGCCTTCAACTACTGGAGCATCTCCACCCATCAGACTGCCCTGCAGGAGGAGGTGGCCGAGCTGCAGGGTCAGGCCAAGCGCAGTGATGTGGCCCGTGGGCGCTTGGAGAAGAGGAACTCTGAGCTCCTTCTGCAGGTGGACTCTCACAAGAAGCAGTTGGAGCAGAGGGACTTGGACCATGGCCATCTAAGCAGCCAGTTGCAAGCCAAGGACAGTCACATCAGGAAGTGTGAGGAGAGCAGG GTCAGGCTTCAGAACAACATATCATACCAAATGGCAGACATCCATAGCTTAAAAG AACAACTTGCAGAGTTGCGTCAAGCATTCATTCGTCAAGAGGACCAGCTTAATGAACACAAGAAGAACAATACTCAGCTCATTAAAAGGTTGGAGTATGAAAG TTTTCAGTGTGGACATCAGATCAAGGAATTGAGAGTGCAGCATGAAGAAGATATGAGAAAGTTAGAGGACCAAGTTATACAAGATCAAAAG CTTGCCCAAAGGAGCCAGTTGAGTAAAGATGCAGAGGCAGGCCTGAACAATAATCCAACAATACTGAGGCTGACCCAAGAATTGGATGAAAAGAATGTAGTTAAGAATGAAGCACCTTCAACCAACAATATCTCAGATGGCAAAG AGAAAATCAAGCCAGGTGATGATGCAGGCATGCCTGGGATAGAAGAGAACGACCCTGCAAAAGGCGCAGACACTCTCACTG CTTTGAAGAAGCCACTTGTTTCAGCTTCTCAAAATGAACATCATCAGCCCAATGATGATCTTCCCACAGAACAGCCCCATGCTCCAAATCTGGCTCAAG GTGTTGGTATGAACCATGATGGAAAAGCTGATCTGCTAAAACAGTTACCACCAAACCCTCTTCAGCAGTTAATTCCTGATCACATCATGGATAATCAGAAAGCTGAAAGAGAACTTATAAAACAAGCTTCAAAGGGTAAAGGTTTCCAGAGGATGAAGCAAA GAAAGTTGAACTGCATGGATTGTAGGGTGTGA
- the GOLM2 gene encoding protein GOLM2 isoform X2, with the protein MVGFGANRRGGRLPSFLFVALLLVIAILAFNYWSISTHQTALQEEVAELQGQAKRSDVARGRLEKRNSELLLQVDSHKKQLEQRDLDHGHLSSQLQAKDSHIRKCEESRVRLQNNISYQMADIHSLKEQLAELRQAFIRQEDQLNEHKKNNTQLIKRLEYESFQCGHQIKELRVQHEEDMRKLEDQVIQDQKLAQRSQLSKDAEAGLNNNPTILRLTQELDEKNVVKNEAPSTNNISDGKEKIKPGDDAGMPGIEENDPAKGADTLTALKKPLVSASQNEHHQPNDDLPTEQPHAPNLAQGVGMNHDGKADLLKQLPPNPLQQLIPDHIMDNQKAERELIKQASKGKGFQRMKQNDEERELQMDLADYGKPRFDNVL; encoded by the exons ATGGTGGGGTTTGGGGCCAACCGGAGGGGAGGCCGCCTCCCTTCATTCCTCTTCGTCGCCTTGTTGCTTGTCATTGCAATCCTTGCCTTCAACTACTGGAGCATCTCCACCCATCAGACTGCCCTGCAGGAGGAGGTGGCCGAGCTGCAGGGTCAGGCCAAGCGCAGTGATGTGGCCCGTGGGCGCTTGGAGAAGAGGAACTCTGAGCTCCTTCTGCAGGTGGACTCTCACAAGAAGCAGTTGGAGCAGAGGGACTTGGACCATGGCCATCTAAGCAGCCAGTTGCAAGCCAAGGACAGTCACATCAGGAAGTGTGAGGAGAGCAGG GTCAGGCTTCAGAACAACATATCATACCAAATGGCAGACATCCATAGCTTAAAAG AACAACTTGCAGAGTTGCGTCAAGCATTCATTCGTCAAGAGGACCAGCTTAATGAACACAAGAAGAACAATACTCAGCTCATTAAAAGGTTGGAGTATGAAAG TTTTCAGTGTGGACATCAGATCAAGGAATTGAGAGTGCAGCATGAAGAAGATATGAGAAAGTTAGAGGACCAAGTTATACAAGATCAAAAG CTTGCCCAAAGGAGCCAGTTGAGTAAAGATGCAGAGGCAGGCCTGAACAATAATCCAACAATACTGAGGCTGACCCAAGAATTGGATGAAAAGAATGTAGTTAAGAATGAAGCACCTTCAACCAACAATATCTCAGATGGCAAAG AGAAAATCAAGCCAGGTGATGATGCAGGCATGCCTGGGATAGAAGAGAACGACCCTGCAAAAGGCGCAGACACTCTCACTG CTTTGAAGAAGCCACTTGTTTCAGCTTCTCAAAATGAACATCATCAGCCCAATGATGATCTTCCCACAGAACAGCCCCATGCTCCAAATCTGGCTCAAG GTGTTGGTATGAACCATGATGGAAAAGCTGATCTGCTAAAACAGTTACCACCAAACCCTCTTCAGCAGTTAATTCCTGATCACATCATGGATAATCAGAAAGCTGAAAGAGAACTTATAAAACAAGCTTCAAAGGGTAAAGGTTTCCAGAGGATGAAGCAAA